tcatgttggttttcatggaccaaacgtttttatttttcttcaacgttgattatgtgtaaggatgattcattcagattttatattttgtcagttcacagttgaaatgcattttattctatttttgatttattgtatacgtctgatcagtggtcaaatgctttctgtaacttttgtttacactcaaatatatggatgtgtaaccggaagttacactgctgtgatgcatgtgtaacattagcttacacatgataaatgctggtgtaactttattttgatttattgggCAATCCGATCaatggcttgtgtaacttcagtttacactcaaatatatggatgtgtaacattagcttacacatgataaatgtatatgtaaactcaggttacactttctgcatcaaattaagatgtgtagttacttaacctgttgcatactttctgaaacctgtacacacagcagtagtagttctaacaagataaaagtttttaattcaaagaatttcaacccaaaaatattttgcaaaactaagaactgctaaaatctactaactgacgaaatttaaaagtttctaacaacatattttccaagtctaacatctgtttgtggctaacaacatatttgcgagtatagaattttttctaatcctaatgactgctttacacatctctagatggatccgaaagaatcttgtatagcatgcttcctctcatgcggttcagcttgtcagtccaccatagcatcatagttgaggttaattttttgtcaagtggtttattcttcatcctgatcttcatGTAATTGCATACACATGGAAGACAGTCAGGAATTGTACCTTGTGGGGGCGCATTGAGATTCTTGGCATTTTCATTCATCCCAAGAGCAAAAGGACAGCGGAGTCTCAGTTCTGTAGTAATTGcaaatgcatatttcttggcttgaagaaggtgttcacccttgagttccttaacgtttgacgagttcatgtaggaccaaggattagagctcctcaagtcatactccagcagtttgtagtgtgtgttgttgttgcacattggggcgaaaagtctgactgcatcgttcttgtacttgacatactccttcgcaagcttcggaatccaaaatttcttgaattcttcgtaatcCTTCAAGTAAGAGATCTGCAAAAACCATTTGGAATGTCAAACTCacatttttaatcaaaagttacaaatgaacaagtgattatgtaaacagaagttacacatagggCCTTGGGTTTTACACTGGAAAAAAATCTTGAGTATGTTATCATAATCTTACAACATATactacacattataaatgcaataagattttaaatatatCGAAGTACTTACGTATGCTTTTGGCGACAGGAATATCGCCTTGTCATACTTGCTGTTAGAGTTCATCTTCGTCCTCAATCTGCTAATGTAGAAGTCGATGAATTCTGACTCCAAGAAGGATTCTTTCTTTGTAAGCTGTATCATTAGTTCTCCAGATATATCAAACAGCTCGCTACCATCTTCTTTGCGTTCCATCCAAGTAATGTCTCTGCATTACAAAGAAGTAAACTATTATCAATCAAGATAACAGAATCAAGTAGTAAAATACAACAATCAATAACAGAATCAAGCCTACTTGGAGTCAAGCTACTTACGTTttcggatgagtattgaaatattcaagcactttattctttttctcgccttccagcctttcgataacttctgaacctttcacatcgtttctcattgttccatcatcttcttcagcaacctcagccattctatcttcttctacttctggaactgcggccatttcttcttcattagctgtcttaatcctctttgaatttctttgatATTGTTTCAGATCTTGTGTTGGGATTTTTCTATTCCTCAGCACACGTTGTTGTATGAATGATGGTTGCCTTTCTCTTATTGTATTCGCAGCTTCCTTCAGTAACTCTCCTGCAGGTTTTGGAGTTTTTTCTAATCCAAGGCTAAAAACGTTTTCCTGCGTTGTAGCTGCGCAAACAAATATAGGCAGAATCTCAGTAAAATTAGCACAtgtatgtaacttaaagttacacaagccaaaataataatgtactgtatgtaacctcaagctacacatgccttttacaatgtgtaacttgaagttacacttccattacaaacaaaacacactgtatgtaacctcaagctacacatgccttttacaatgtgtaacttgaagttacacttccattacaaacaaaacatagaACGGAAGAGTGGTTACCAGTTGAGGTAGGTTCTGCATTCTCCGTCACTGCGGGTCCATGTTCAGTTTTGTTAATGTTGCTGACGATCTCATCTATCATTTCACTCACTTCAACATTCGTCATATCATCGGGGTTAGCTCCTAGTTGCACCAACCTGTAGGTCTGAGCATTGTCAGGCTGTGTTTGCGGTGTTGTAGCAGTTATCACCATGGAGTCCTCAAACTGTGTTGAAGCAGAACTGTCATCAAAAGTTCCAGGAGTTGGCTGAGTTGGAGCAGTCATAACCAAACCGTCACCAACAGTTGCAGGTGTATCCTCATTGACTTTTGCAGTAACATCATCACCTACGGCTTTTGCAGCTACATCATCACCTGCCCCATCCACAACTCCACCATCTGCAGCTTTCTTCTGTGCCTCATCCGTAACAGGTGTCTCTTCAAcatctttcttctgctcctcatcAACATTATTTGTAGGAGTGGGCTTTTGCTTTGCGACAGGccttttctttggtggagtcttGCAAGTTGTCACACTCTTCATACTCGAACTATATGTCCTGAGTGGTCTTTTGTGCCcctctgcagcagtttgagcttgcagaattgttggcgtatttccagctgcaaggctcatacatggaactgcacaagtattgaaacgagaattaggatgatgatgatgatgttaaatttttttaataaaatttcaagaagaatatatcatgtgtaatcgactggcttggataactaatatgtgtaacttcatgttacacatgaatatggcatggatacctagtgtaacatggagttacacatgcatctaactagtgtaaccagaagttacacatgcatgtggcatgtgtaactagggattacacatccatatgatcagtttactcaacatttattaagtctaatcaagttaaacaagcaagttaaaaatgaacaagtaaaatatgaaattaaaaaggttcaaagaccttagtgtcaactaattgggtacctctatcaagttaaagaagcatattaaaaatgaacaactacttacattcttcatggaaggaagtttccgcgtcatctttctctttctcttgctcaGTACTTCCATCTCCTTGTTGCTCTGTCTCAACTAATTGTAACTCtcttcttcatgctcagtagctccatgctcagtacctccatgtacatcatcttcatgttgcataaactcttcctgggtcactttgtaaggatcaatacccattgcttgcataatttggcaactaaatttgtgaACCTTGAATTCCGCTGTTCCTGAAAGGTCCCCTTCTGATATCCCTTCTCTTGCAATTGCATACACTGCTTTAAGCATTGCTTGCTTTTCTTGCAGTTGCTCTTTCAGATGGCTATTCTCAATAGTTTGCGCTTTCAGCCAACTTTGCAGGTCGTCCTTGCTGGGTACCACGGTTGATATACCCAGCTGCTtctcaagctgtgaaaactcagccacaaagctaggagttggctgcaattaacagatggagaggttaaaaagagattgcaaaaaacagttgaacattctaaatatacatttttcggttgtatgtgtaacttaaagttacataagcacattttatatgtgtaacctatagttacataagcacattagatatatctaatgtaaagtggatatgTGTAACTAAAGGTTACacatatatctaatgtaaagtggatatacatataaaatgtgtaacctatagttacataagcacaggatatatatacaaacaggatatatatgttacATAACCTATAGTTGCATTCACTTGTGTTatcttttgcatgtgtaactataaattacacaagcacatttaaatgtgtaacttatagctacacatgacaattttgattacatcaaagttttatctaaattacattaccataaatttacaaaacctaaaccaactgacATATAACACTTACCGAAAACTGTGTCATGTCTGTTTTCCAAATGTAATCAGAAATCTGGTATATATCCCATCTCCCAACCCTCGGGATATCTTCCTCGTGGTTCTCAACTTTCGGGATTAATCCTGCTGGCGTGTGTTCAGCAAACAAtaactgcaacatataaattttaattagtcgaTTGAACAAAAATATCCATCACGTAACACTAAAACTGCTGGAATAGAAATTACACACAAGCTTTTTACCAGTAGGTATTGCACACAAGCCTTCACATTTGACAAACAACTAAGATTAGTATGAATCTCTTCAAACAAGTGCTCGTGTATTAAATCAGGCCACGACACCTTGAGCACCGTATCATAAGTTTCAACGATACTAAGATATTTCGCGTTCACTCCATTGGCATTTTTGTCGCCAAAAAACAATACACAGCAAAGATAAAGACCTATCAGGCACAACTAGATCCTTTtcatcaactttctttcttttcccactttttctcctttttgccataagttgttttatcttctctaaaatgtttGTCTTAGTCACCGTCGTCTGATGCTTTGTAGATTTGATATCGGTGAAGTATTTGCTGTATAAAACATTGTCAGTCAAATCACTAGGACAATAGTACTTTAACAGCTTCTGACCCTTTCTGCTTCCAATCCTCTGCATGCAAAATATACCAGCCAGCTTTGCCGGTGTAGACTCTAtaatcttatcatcaacaaacttgaatgaacatggtgtctcacaatccatgtcaaagcagttcaagagcttcaagacgccgtgtttgttggtagttatctgtcttgttgtagttggtacagttgtatcatagtcatcgtaatacatcattacgagttctccgtaagcagctctcctaagatatctatgagccctatcagtcagtcctataggctttatcacctttactaaatcctttactgcattcaacgactgccttaggtttcctgtacacatcacacacaaaaatagcatgagtcagtatgttgtgtacttatcaaatacactcgtttttaactacaaaatgaaaatcatgttacaaactatgtgtatttgccaagtacacaaactgaatcattctattccgtgttgtgtaaccttaacttacaTGCATATGAAGGTTTAAAGGGGTCATTTTTTTATGTCCAACTATAATTTACAAACACAATACAGTCATAGGTTAtat
This is a stretch of genomic DNA from Papaver somniferum cultivar HN1 chromosome 1, ASM357369v1, whole genome shotgun sequence. It encodes these proteins:
- the LOC113340553 gene encoding uncharacterized protein LOC113340553; protein product: MTPLNLHMHRIGSRKGQKLLKYYCPSDLTDNVLYSKYFTDIKSTKHQTTVSWPDLIHEHLFEEIHTNLSCLSNVKACVQYLLLLFAEHTPAGLIPKVENHEEDIPRVGRWDIYQISDYIWKTDMTQFSLEKQLGISTVVPSKDDLQSWLKAQTIENSHLKEQLQEKQAMLKAVYAIAREGISEGDLSGTAEFKVHKFSCQIIRELQLVETEQQGDGSTEQEKEKDDAETSFHEEFPCMSLAAGNTPTILQAQTAAEGHKRPLRTYSSSMKSVTTCKTPPKKRPVAKQKPTPTNNVDEEQKKDVEETPVTDEAQKKAADGGVVDGAGDDVAAKAVGDDVTAKVNEDTPATVGDGLVMTAPTQPTPGTFDDSSASTQFEDSMVITATTPQTQPDNAQTYRLVQLGANPDDMTNVEVSEMIDEIVSNINKTEHGPAVTENAEPTSTATTQENVFSLGLEKTPKPAGELLKEAANTIRERQPSFIQQRRHYLDGTQRRW